The following are encoded in a window of Saccharothrix longispora genomic DNA:
- a CDS encoding type 1 glutamine amidotransferase domain-containing protein produces the protein MAEQKKIAFLVSSEGIEQAELTDPWQHVEKAGGVPRLLAPELGKVRAFNHLTPADEFTVDLELSQADPNDYDGVVIPGGVANSDFIRMDADAVAFVKRFVEAGKPVASICHGPWLLVEADVVRGKKLTSWPSLATDLRNAGGDWADQEVRVCGANGWTLVTSRNPDDLPAFNREALKAFGLQGL, from the coding sequence ATGGCCGAACAGAAGAAGATCGCGTTCCTGGTCAGCTCGGAGGGCATCGAGCAGGCGGAGCTGACCGACCCCTGGCAGCACGTCGAGAAGGCCGGCGGGGTGCCCAGGCTGCTCGCGCCGGAACTCGGCAAGGTCCGGGCGTTCAACCACCTGACGCCCGCCGACGAGTTCACCGTCGACCTGGAGCTGTCGCAGGCCGACCCGAACGACTACGACGGCGTCGTGATCCCCGGCGGTGTCGCGAACTCCGACTTCATCCGGATGGACGCCGACGCGGTCGCGTTCGTGAAGCGGTTCGTCGAGGCGGGCAAGCCGGTCGCCTCCATCTGCCACGGCCCGTGGCTGCTCGTCGAGGCGGACGTGGTGCGCGGCAAGAAGCTCACCTCGTGGCCGAGCCTGGCCACCGACCTGCGCAACGCGGGCGGCGACTGGGCGGACCAGGAGGTCCGCGTCTGCGGCGCGAACGGCTGGACGCTCGTCACCAGCCGGAACCCCGACGACCTGCC
- a CDS encoding alpha/beta fold hydrolase encodes MVTHRGFGSGLPVTLVGHGLGATPGEARLPTSGLPGTKVVVTLPSHGDAPDAPDDYWDYRRIAADLGGVARETGATRAIGVSLTAGALLALLAGEPDAFERVVLLLPAVLDEPRPALSLDDAVRAGGGPPDHQVRRRAAFTRLHGALDRLPGRVAVPDRAVLARVTAPVLVIGATEDPLHPEDVAKQVAAAFPNGRLGLVPSWSTHRGDVRRWLADFLAG; translated from the coding sequence GTGGTGACGCACCGGGGCTTCGGCTCCGGTCTCCCCGTCACCCTCGTCGGCCACGGTCTCGGCGCCACGCCCGGCGAGGCCCGGCTGCCCACGTCCGGCCTCCCCGGCACGAAGGTCGTGGTCACGCTCCCGTCGCACGGCGACGCCCCGGACGCGCCCGACGACTACTGGGACTACCGGCGGATCGCCGCCGACCTGGGCGGGGTCGCCCGCGAGACCGGCGCGACGCGCGCGATCGGCGTGTCCCTCACGGCGGGCGCGCTGCTGGCGCTGCTCGCCGGGGAACCCGACGCGTTCGAGCGGGTCGTCCTGCTGCTGCCCGCCGTGCTCGACGAACCCCGGCCGGCGCTGTCCCTCGACGACGCGGTCCGCGCCGGCGGCGGACCCCCGGACCACCAGGTCCGGCGGCGCGCGGCGTTCACCCGGCTGCACGGCGCGCTCGACCGGCTCCCCGGCCGCGTCGCGGTGCCCGACCGCGCGGTGCTGGCCCGGGTCACCGCCCCGGTGCTGGTGATCGGGGCGACCGAGGACCCGCTGCACCCGGAGGACGTGGCCAAGCAGGTCGCCGCCGCGTTCCCGAACGGCAGGCTGGGGCTGGTGCCCTCCTGGTCGACCCACCGGGGTGACGTCCGCCGGTGGTTGGCCGACTTCCTCGCCGGGTAG
- a CDS encoding DUF2516 family protein, which yields MYLDYWVMFAAYYAALVMGVFAFAHALSQRADAYTAAERMTKPAWLGITGGGAFALLLFHPFSAGAMFWLAGLVAVTVYVVDVRPRLIEIQRGPRW from the coding sequence ATGTACCTGGACTACTGGGTCATGTTCGCGGCCTACTACGCCGCGCTGGTCATGGGAGTGTTCGCGTTCGCGCACGCGCTCTCGCAGCGGGCCGACGCCTACACGGCGGCGGAGCGCATGACCAAGCCGGCGTGGCTCGGCATCACCGGCGGTGGCGCGTTCGCGCTGCTGCTGTTCCACCCGTTCTCGGCGGGCGCCATGTTCTGGCTCGCCGGGCTCGTCGCGGTCACCGTCTACGTCGTGGACGTGCGTCCGCGGCTGATCGAGATCCAGCGCGGCCCGCGGTGGTGA
- a CDS encoding helix-turn-helix domain-containing protein, with translation MDKSIDEAVADLGRDIGEYIRQQRNTAKISLRQLAKLAGVSNPYLSQIERGLRKPSAEILQQIAKGLRISAEALYVEAGILEQREGGALADAIVTAPDLTERQKQVLLDVYESFRRENTAGQEE, from the coding sequence TTGGACAAGTCCATCGACGAGGCGGTGGCCGATCTCGGCCGCGACATCGGCGAGTACATCCGCCAGCAGCGCAACACCGCGAAGATCTCGCTGCGGCAGCTGGCCAAGCTCGCCGGCGTCTCCAACCCGTACCTCAGCCAGATCGAGCGGGGCCTGCGCAAACCCAGCGCGGAGATCCTCCAGCAGATCGCCAAGGGGTTGAGGATCTCGGCCGAGGCGCTGTACGTCGAGGCCGGAATCCTTGAGCAGCGCGAGGGCGGGGCCCTCGCGGACGCCATCGTCACCGCCCCGGACCTGACCGAGCGGCAGAAACAGGTGCTGCTCGACGTCTACGAGTCGTTCCGGCGGGAGAACACCGCCGGCCAGGAGGAGTGA
- a CDS encoding methyltransferase domain-containing protein: protein MDLAADLRDELVDSLVAVNVLRSPHWIAAFRQVPRHAFLPGFFTPRPDGTWGAITADHPDHLASVYRNQVCVTQLDGDDRAWQQALATGAVHGVPTSSSSMPTIMAIMLEALDASPGDTVLEIGTGTGYNAALLAHALGDEAVTSIDVDPGVLARATARLTAGGYHPTCVAGDGERGHAPRAPYDRVLGTCAVSRVPTAWLEQTAPGGVVVTTFNRAVGAGLVRLTVRDGVATGRVLPEDGRFMPLRAHDQAWAREPLVEAATAPAATSRTTLLPARAVVDPTSGFEFFAGLALSGVAVAGEPVRLVHPDGSWVRHRGAVVDQGGPRALWDLTEDAYRQWKELGKPRRQRFAFTADPTGQHFRLDGTDLTWPL, encoded by the coding sequence GTGGACCTCGCGGCAGACCTCCGCGACGAGCTGGTCGACTCGCTCGTCGCCGTGAACGTGTTGCGCTCACCGCACTGGATCGCGGCGTTTCGCCAGGTCCCGAGGCATGCGTTCCTGCCGGGCTTCTTCACCCCGCGCCCGGACGGCACCTGGGGGGCGATCACCGCCGACCACCCCGACCACCTGGCCTCGGTCTACCGGAACCAGGTCTGCGTGACCCAGCTCGACGGCGACGACCGCGCATGGCAGCAAGCACTCGCCACCGGCGCGGTGCACGGCGTGCCCACCAGCTCGTCCAGCATGCCGACGATCATGGCGATCATGCTGGAGGCGCTGGACGCCTCGCCCGGCGACACCGTGCTGGAGATCGGCACCGGCACCGGCTACAACGCCGCGCTGCTCGCCCACGCCCTCGGCGACGAGGCGGTGACCTCCATCGACGTCGACCCCGGCGTGCTGGCCAGGGCGACGGCGAGGCTCACCGCCGGCGGTTACCACCCCACGTGCGTGGCGGGCGACGGCGAACGGGGGCACGCCCCGCGCGCGCCCTACGACCGGGTGCTCGGCACGTGCGCGGTGTCGCGGGTTCCGACGGCGTGGCTGGAGCAGACCGCGCCGGGCGGGGTCGTCGTGACGACGTTCAACCGGGCCGTCGGCGCGGGCCTCGTGCGGCTGACCGTGCGGGACGGCGTCGCGACCGGCCGCGTGCTGCCGGAGGACGGCCGCTTCATGCCGCTGCGCGCGCACGACCAGGCGTGGGCGCGGGAACCTCTGGTGGAGGCGGCGACCGCGCCGGCCGCGACGTCCAGGACGACCCTGCTGCCCGCGCGCGCCGTCGTGGACCCGACCAGCGGCTTCGAGTTCTTCGCCGGCCTGGCGCTGTCCGGCGTGGCGGTGGCCGGCGAACCGGTGCGCCTGGTCCACCCCGACGGCTCCTGGGTGCGCCACCGCGGCGCCGTGGTCGACCAGGGCGGTCCGCGGGCGCTGTGGGACCTCACCGAGGACGCCTACCGGCAGTGGAAGGAGCTGGGCAAGCCGAGGCGGCAGCGCTTCGCGTTCACCGCGGACCCGACCGGGCAGCACTTCCGGCTCGACGGGACCGACCTGACCTGGCCGCTCTAG
- a CDS encoding TFIIB-type zinc ribbon-containing protein — MICPKCHDLMKTISRGSVHVEQCERCHGVFLDGGELEQIIAAERAHYALPHQPGGAPGSPPAYSPAPYSPAPMTPVPPAPVPLAPVQAEVERPPVEQGPVEQGPVEQPTQLAITAPSDETRVARVESGEQVAEREAAPVTEERPEGARSEGARSEGAQAPPPVEQQAPPVEQGPPPPYQPPPAYQPAPGPPAPGAVPAYQPPPGSAPPPPVHPGYYGQPGYPPPRRRSFLEELLD; from the coding sequence GTGATCTGCCCGAAATGCCACGACTTGATGAAGACCATCAGCCGGGGGTCCGTGCACGTCGAGCAGTGCGAGAGGTGCCACGGGGTCTTCCTGGACGGTGGCGAGCTCGAACAGATCATCGCCGCCGAGCGGGCGCACTACGCGCTGCCCCACCAGCCCGGGGGTGCGCCGGGGTCGCCGCCCGCCTACTCGCCGGCCCCGTACAGCCCCGCGCCGATGACGCCGGTCCCGCCCGCGCCGGTCCCCCTCGCGCCGGTCCAGGCCGAGGTGGAGCGGCCACCGGTGGAGCAAGGACCGGTGGAGCAAGGACCGGTGGAGCAGCCGACGCAGCTCGCGATCACCGCGCCGTCGGACGAGACGCGGGTCGCCCGGGTGGAGTCCGGGGAACAGGTCGCCGAACGGGAGGCCGCGCCCGTGACCGAGGAGCGACCGGAAGGGGCCCGGTCGGAAGGGGCCCGGTCGGAAGGGGCGCAGGCCCCGCCGCCCGTCGAACAGCAGGCACCGCCGGTGGAGCAGGGACCGCCGCCGCCCTACCAGCCGCCACCCGCCTACCAGCCCGCGCCCGGACCGCCCGCGCCCGGCGCCGTGCCCGCCTACCAGCCGCCGCCCGGCAGCGCGCCCCCGCCGCCCGTCCACCCCGGCTACTACGGCCAACCGGGCTACCCGCCACCCCGTCGGCGGAGCTTCCTGGAGGAACTGCTCGACTAG
- a CDS encoding NACHT domain-containing protein → MSRFRQRAVLIGCVLAAALAVAGLFVTDYGIDPDLWLTGLALGFLALLAALDPWLHRKRAAGLATDANLDAAANDLVKALRGQWNEECRARDLSEHLLDLHWSAVEGEPGHSDAVVGSFLRSSRMVFLGEPGAGKSTTVMLLTLGMLDRHADGSPVPFLLPLSTWDPDEEDVRTWMTRRLYEDHPALRNTELYGSYAGDLLVEQRRVFPVLDGLDQIPADRRADAVDRINRAFPHTVPLVLTCRTDEFAETDAHVVAANVVQLQPLDHEEIAGYLRSTSDPVAAARWEPIFLHLRDEPDGRLAEALSTPLAVWLAGGVYAYGEPSELLDRTRFPDRRAIEDHLVDALVGSAFGDRGAAHQARASQVWPRDRAQRWLAFLAREMNARGVRELGWWDLRRSVGRTWLAFLGALVLGLIGGFGVMWLMAYASTPDLAPITGLGAGLAVAVAALYASGQRSVKPRLGVWRSLLVVSGVLGGAAGLVFGALYGLSAGLVVGLGIAVAVALRFALGTTAELSHPSSPQWTMSRDRVAVWTGSLVLAVVFGAAAGLVFGPHQTGMVGLGLACGLMLGFTLSVLHLRWWWYTVARIWLALRGRLPWELTVFLDDARKLGVLRQAGAAYQFRHALVQDRLASGTRERVRSSA, encoded by the coding sequence GTGTCCAGATTCCGCCAGCGGGCCGTGCTGATCGGGTGCGTGCTGGCCGCCGCCCTCGCGGTGGCCGGCCTCTTCGTGACCGACTACGGCATCGACCCGGACCTGTGGCTGACCGGTCTGGCCCTCGGGTTCCTGGCGCTGCTCGCCGCGCTGGACCCGTGGCTGCACCGCAAGCGCGCCGCGGGCCTCGCCACCGACGCCAACCTCGACGCCGCCGCGAACGACCTCGTCAAGGCCCTGCGCGGCCAGTGGAACGAGGAGTGCCGCGCCCGAGACCTCTCCGAACACCTCCTCGACCTGCACTGGAGCGCGGTCGAGGGGGAACCGGGCCACAGCGACGCGGTCGTGGGCTCGTTCCTGCGCAGCAGCCGCATGGTCTTCCTCGGCGAACCGGGCGCGGGCAAGAGCACGACGGTGATGCTGCTCACCCTCGGCATGCTCGACCGGCACGCCGACGGCTCCCCCGTGCCGTTCCTGCTGCCGCTGTCCACCTGGGACCCGGACGAGGAGGACGTGCGCACCTGGATGACCCGCCGCCTCTACGAGGACCACCCGGCGCTGCGCAACACCGAGCTGTACGGCAGCTACGCGGGCGACCTGCTGGTCGAGCAGCGGCGGGTGTTCCCGGTGCTGGACGGGCTCGACCAGATCCCGGCCGACCGCCGCGCGGACGCCGTCGACCGCATCAACCGGGCGTTCCCGCACACGGTGCCGCTGGTGCTGACCTGCCGCACGGACGAGTTCGCGGAGACCGACGCCCACGTCGTGGCCGCGAACGTCGTGCAGCTCCAGCCGCTGGACCACGAGGAGATCGCGGGCTACCTGCGGTCCACCTCGGACCCGGTGGCGGCGGCCCGCTGGGAGCCGATCTTCCTGCACCTGCGCGACGAGCCGGACGGGCGGCTCGCCGAGGCCCTGTCCACGCCGCTCGCGGTGTGGCTCGCGGGCGGCGTGTACGCCTACGGCGAGCCCAGCGAGCTGCTCGACCGCACCCGCTTCCCGGACCGACGCGCCATCGAGGACCACCTGGTGGACGCCCTGGTCGGGAGCGCGTTCGGCGACCGCGGCGCGGCGCACCAGGCGCGGGCCAGCCAGGTGTGGCCGCGGGACCGGGCCCAGCGCTGGCTCGCGTTCCTGGCCCGCGAGATGAACGCGCGCGGCGTGCGCGAACTGGGGTGGTGGGACCTGCGGCGCTCGGTGGGCCGCACCTGGCTGGCGTTCCTCGGCGCGCTGGTGCTCGGCCTGATCGGCGGGTTCGGCGTGATGTGGCTGATGGCGTACGCGAGCACGCCGGACCTCGCCCCGATCACCGGCCTGGGGGCGGGACTGGCCGTCGCGGTGGCCGCGCTGTACGCGTCCGGGCAGCGCTCGGTCAAGCCCCGGCTGGGCGTGTGGCGCAGCCTGCTCGTGGTCAGCGGCGTGCTCGGCGGCGCGGCCGGCCTGGTGTTCGGCGCGCTGTACGGGTTGTCCGCGGGCCTGGTCGTCGGCCTGGGCATCGCGGTGGCGGTGGCGCTGCGGTTCGCGCTGGGCACCACCGCCGAGCTGAGCCACCCGTCCAGTCCCCAGTGGACGATGTCGCGCGACCGGGTGGCGGTGTGGACCGGGTCGCTGGTGCTGGCCGTGGTGTTCGGCGCCGCCGCGGGCCTGGTGTTCGGGCCGCACCAGACCGGCATGGTGGGCCTGGGCCTGGCGTGCGGCCTGATGCTCGGCTTCACGCTGTCCGTGCTGCACCTGCGCTGGTGGTGGTACACGGTCGCGCGGATCTGGCTCGCGCTGCGCGGCAGGCTGCCGTGGGAGCTGACCGTGTTCCTGGACGACGCGCGCAAGCTCGGCGTGCTGCGGCAGGCGGGGGCGGCCTACCAGTTCCGGCACGCGCTGGTGCAGGACCGGTTGGCCTCCGGCACCCGCGAGCGGGTCAGGTCAAGCGCCTAG
- a CDS encoding pyridoxal phosphate-dependent aminotransferase, whose product MREPALVTRMRPFTSTIFAEMTALATRTGAVNLGQGFPDTDGPASMLRVAKESIDAGLNQYPPGPGMPELRQAVAEHRARYGTHYDPDTEVLVTVGATEAVAAALLGLVEPGDEVVLVEPYYDSYAASVALAGATRRSVGLVEEPGTGRLGLDVDALRAAVTPKTRAVLVNSPHNPTGTVFTRDELAAVARLCVEHDLVAITDEVYEHLVFDGREHLPLAAFPGMRERTVTISGAGKSFNCTGWKIGWVCAPAGLVGAVRAAKQFLTFVGGAPFQPAVAHALRHELGWVDDLRASLEDKRSRLSAGLAEAGFAVRPSEGTYFVTADVRPLGFTDGLELCRELPGRIGVAGVPVQVFTDHPEAWQHLVRFAFCKRDEVLDEAVRRLRGLGA is encoded by the coding sequence GTGCGGGAACCAGCGCTCGTGACCAGGATGAGGCCGTTCACCTCGACGATCTTCGCGGAGATGACCGCGTTGGCGACCCGGACGGGCGCGGTGAACCTCGGCCAGGGATTTCCCGACACCGACGGCCCCGCGTCGATGCTGCGGGTGGCCAAGGAGTCGATCGACGCGGGCCTCAACCAGTACCCGCCCGGTCCCGGGATGCCGGAGCTGCGGCAGGCCGTCGCCGAGCACCGCGCCCGCTACGGCACCCACTACGACCCGGACACCGAGGTGCTGGTCACGGTCGGCGCCACCGAGGCCGTCGCGGCGGCGCTGCTCGGCCTGGTCGAGCCCGGTGACGAGGTCGTGCTGGTCGAGCCCTACTACGACTCGTACGCGGCGTCCGTGGCGCTGGCCGGCGCGACCCGGCGGTCCGTGGGGCTCGTCGAGGAGCCCGGCACCGGCCGCCTCGGGCTGGACGTCGACGCGCTGCGCGCCGCCGTGACGCCGAAGACCCGGGCGGTCCTGGTCAACTCGCCGCACAACCCGACCGGCACCGTGTTCACCCGGGACGAGCTGGCCGCCGTCGCGCGGCTGTGCGTCGAGCACGACCTCGTCGCGATCACGGACGAGGTCTACGAGCACCTGGTGTTCGACGGCCGCGAGCACCTGCCGCTGGCGGCGTTCCCCGGGATGCGCGAGCGGACCGTGACGATCTCGGGCGCGGGCAAGTCGTTCAACTGCACCGGCTGGAAGATCGGCTGGGTGTGCGCGCCCGCCGGGCTGGTCGGCGCGGTGCGGGCGGCGAAGCAGTTCCTGACGTTCGTGGGCGGCGCGCCGTTCCAGCCCGCCGTGGCGCACGCGCTGCGCCACGAGCTGGGCTGGGTGGACGACCTGCGCGCGTCGCTGGAGGACAAGCGGTCGCGCCTCTCGGCGGGGCTCGCCGAGGCCGGGTTCGCGGTGCGGCCCAGCGAGGGCACCTACTTCGTCACCGCGGACGTCCGCCCGCTCGGCTTCACCGACGGCCTCGAACTGTGCCGCGAGCTGCCGGGGCGGATCGGCGTCGCGGGCGTGCCGGTGCAGGTGTTCACCGACCACCCCGAAGCGTGGCAGCACCTCGTGCGCTTCGCGTTCTGCAAGCGCGACGAGGTGCTGGACGAGGCGGTGCGCAGGCTGCGCGGACTAGGCGCTTGA